The proteins below come from a single Gimesia alba genomic window:
- a CDS encoding PulJ/GspJ family protein, with the protein MKRRRFSISIRQDKTLPGISLVEVVVAMGIATVLMGISMTTMHTVLRAERETSKAAWLGSSFHRFSRLIRSDIHAATSLNFQNGSTKNSPELTIQKAGDEVVKYRIEGHRIYRVVSRKDKRVHQDTFHLPEGSHAHFFQQARLNQAGISIDQPDPLSILDQNVTNKHKDERSYLHELSIISTIGYDYRLAEFHKKQPEKETK; encoded by the coding sequence ATGAAACGACGACGCTTTTCTATTTCAATCAGACAAGACAAGACTCTGCCGGGGATTTCTCTGGTAGAGGTCGTGGTAGCGATGGGTATCGCGACCGTGCTGATGGGGATCAGTATGACTACGATGCATACGGTGTTGCGCGCAGAGCGAGAAACGAGTAAAGCGGCCTGGCTGGGATCCAGTTTCCATCGATTCTCGCGTCTCATTCGATCGGACATTCACGCTGCTACCAGCCTGAATTTTCAAAATGGATCCACCAAGAACAGTCCTGAATTAACCATTCAGAAAGCGGGCGACGAAGTCGTGAAATACCGGATCGAAGGGCATCGGATTTATCGCGTTGTGTCGCGGAAAGATAAGCGGGTGCACCAGGACACGTTTCATTTGCCGGAAGGTAGCCACGCGCATTTCTTTCAACAGGCGCGATTGAACCAGGCAGGCATTTCCATCGATCAACCAGATCCACTGAGTATTTTGGATCAGAATGTTACGAATAAGCACAAGGACGAGCGGTCCTATCTGCACGAACTGTCGATCATATCCACGATTGGCTATGATTATCGTCTGGCTGAATTTCATAAAAAACAACCGGAAAAAGAAACAAAATAA
- a CDS encoding DUF1559 domain-containing protein — MMNNVPLRLQARLWQRGRPRGFTLIELLVVIAIIAILIALLLPAVQQAREAARRTQCKNNLMQLSLALQNYEMAFEVLPAGVYNPTGPIKNEPVGYHMGWLAGLMPFLDQQNMYRTIDFKQSVYATVNQRVRRAQIPVLRCPSDPNDSRTRSVAEDNIELYQTNYAACYNSVDAPINVDNTGVMFLNSSISYDQITDGSSNTIFIGEQLFNKTDLGWMSGTRASLRNTGSFNRELTKNQGGYNANSGNSIEGQDEAENKQPIDPLLKVGGFGSYHVGGANFALGDGSVRFIAENIDAPLFEQLGNRADGKLIMDGF; from the coding sequence ATGATGAACAATGTTCCTTTAAGACTTCAAGCCCGGCTGTGGCAACGTGGCAGGCCGCGCGGTTTCACCTTGATTGAATTACTGGTGGTGATCGCGATTATTGCGATTTTGATCGCACTGTTGCTGCCCGCGGTCCAGCAGGCGCGCGAAGCAGCCCGCCGGACGCAGTGTAAAAATAATTTGATGCAGCTCAGTCTAGCGCTGCAAAATTATGAAATGGCATTCGAAGTTTTGCCGGCTGGCGTCTATAACCCCACTGGTCCCATCAAAAATGAACCCGTGGGTTATCATATGGGGTGGCTCGCCGGTTTGATGCCTTTTCTGGATCAGCAAAATATGTACCGCACTATTGATTTTAAGCAAAGTGTTTACGCGACTGTCAATCAGCGTGTGCGTCGCGCTCAGATTCCCGTATTACGCTGTCCGTCAGATCCCAATGATTCGCGCACGCGCTCCGTTGCAGAAGATAACATCGAGCTTTATCAGACCAATTACGCTGCCTGCTATAACTCGGTCGATGCGCCCATCAATGTAGACAATACAGGGGTCATGTTCTTAAACAGCAGCATCAGTTACGACCAGATAACGGACGGCAGCTCCAACACGATTTTCATCGGCGAGCAATTGTTTAATAAAACCGACCTGGGCTGGATGTCGGGCACCCGTGCCAGTCTGCGCAACACCGGTTCGTTCAATCGAGAATTGACGAAAAATCAGGGTGGGTACAATGCAAATTCCGGCAATTCAATAGAGGGTCAGGACGAAGCTGAGAACAAACAGCCCATTGATCCGCTGCTCAAAGTAGGGGGCTTTGGCAGCTATCATGTGGGAGGTGCCAATTTTGCCTTGGGTGATGGTTCGGTCCGATTTATTGCGGAAAATATCGATGCGCCCTTATTTGAACAACTGGGGAATCGCGCCGATGGGAAGCTGATCATGGACGGTTTCTAA